The Musa acuminata AAA Group cultivar baxijiao chromosome BXJ2-2, Cavendish_Baxijiao_AAA, whole genome shotgun sequence genome has a segment encoding these proteins:
- the LOC135606273 gene encoding 14-3-3 protein 7-like produces the protein MEERERQVLMAKLAEQAERYGEMVESLKKIARMDIELTPEERNLLSVGYKNVIGERRASWRILCSLEQKEEVKGSEQNARRIREYKKKVENELSRICNDILSVIAIHILPSSSAGESIVFFYKMKGDYYRYLAEFKTGNERRDAADQSLKSYQAATSTAMTDLPPGHPIRLGLALNFSVFYYEIMNSSERACHLAKQAFDEAIPEINSLREDFYKDSTLILQLLKDNLTLWTSDLPEGGERSRDTSTNMEE, from the exons AAATGGTGGAGTCCTTGAAGAAGATTGCCAGAATGGACATTGAGCTGACGCCAGAGGAGAGGAACTTATTGTCGGTTGGCTACAAGAATGTGATTGGTGAAAGAAGAGCATCATGGAGGATCCTCTGTTCGCTTGAACAGAAAGAAGAGGTGAAGGGGAGTGAGCAAAATGCGAGGAGGATAAGGGAGTATAAGAAGAAAGTTGAAAACGAACTGTCGAGGATCTGTAATGACATTTTGTCTGTCATTGCCATCCACATCCTTCCGTCTTCTTCTGCTGGTGAATCGATCGTTTTCTTCTACAAGAT GAAAGGAGATTATTACAGGTATTTGGCAGAATTTAAGACTGGAAATGAAAGAAGGGATGCTGCGGATCAGTCGCTTAAATCTTATCAG GCTGCTACAAGTACTGCTATGACTGATCTTCCACCCGGTCACCCGATTAGGCTTGGCCTCGCACTAAATTTCTCTGTCTTTTACTATGAGATAATGAATTCATCTGAAAG GGCATGCCATCTGGCTAAACAGGCGTTTGATGAGGCTATTCCAGAGATCAATTCCCTCAGAGAAGACTTTTACAAGGATAGTACACTTATTCTGCAGCTTCTTAAGGATAATCTGACATTGTGGACATCAGATCTGCCAGAAGGAG GTGAACGATCCAGAGACACCAGTACGAATATGGAA GAGTAG